A portion of the Chondrinema litorale genome contains these proteins:
- a CDS encoding S9 family peptidase: MTQSAISQKRITIDDVFGKNTFSPKRVSGVNWMNDGKYYSAINDNNVVKVDVTTGQAVETIFDGDLLPSGTRLSAYQLSADEKKILILTQREMIYRRSFTADYTVFDLETKKISPLSEGGKQSYATFSPDGTKVAFVRENNLFYVNLDDMSEVQVTDDGKFNHIINGSTDWVYEEEFGFVKAFFWSPDSKKIAYYKFDESEVPEYNMQLWNHGALYPQDYRFKYPKAGEKNSTIAIKIYHLNNKQIVDVPLGSETDIYIPRVMWTKNPDLLSVRRMNRLQNQIEILHADAKSGKSEVVYTEKSDTYIDINYCNDLTYLSDGEHFVRTSEKDGYKHIYVHNMDGSEALQLTKGEWEVTKLVGISDGKKPIAYYISTEVSPLERHLYRIDLKGKKKEKLSAKSGMYSVDMSPDFQYFIETYNAVDAPGTYTLYKAPKNESIKVLEDNSELKSTLEEYDIVTKEFFTISLDNDVELNAYMLKPTDFDSTKQYPLLVYQYSGPGSQNVSKGWSGGHFFMHQYLVQQGYIVAVVDPRGTGFKGKAFKHITYKQLGKYETEDQIAAAKYMSSLDYIDASRIGIWGWSYGGYMSSLCIMKGADVFKTAVAMAPVTTWRFYDSIYTERYLQRPQDNASGYDDNSPINHVDKLKGNFLLVHGTGDDNVHFQNSVALQDALIQSGKQFSSFYYPDKNHGLRGGNDRGHFYQLFANYIMNNL; encoded by the coding sequence ATGACACAATCAGCTATATCACAGAAAAGAATTACGATAGACGATGTTTTTGGGAAGAATACATTTTCTCCTAAAAGAGTAAGTGGTGTTAACTGGATGAATGATGGAAAATACTACTCCGCTATTAATGACAACAATGTTGTAAAAGTAGATGTAACTACTGGGCAAGCTGTTGAAACCATTTTCGATGGAGATTTACTCCCATCTGGAACTAGATTAAGTGCTTACCAATTAAGTGCAGACGAAAAGAAAATTCTGATTCTCACCCAAAGAGAAATGATTTACAGAAGGTCTTTTACTGCAGACTATACAGTATTTGATCTCGAAACTAAAAAGATTAGTCCACTCTCAGAAGGTGGAAAACAATCTTATGCTACCTTCTCTCCAGATGGAACCAAAGTAGCTTTCGTAAGAGAAAACAACCTTTTCTATGTAAATCTAGATGATATGTCTGAAGTTCAAGTAACTGATGACGGCAAGTTTAACCACATTATTAATGGTAGTACCGACTGGGTTTACGAAGAAGAATTTGGCTTTGTAAAGGCTTTTTTCTGGTCGCCAGACAGTAAAAAGATTGCCTACTATAAGTTTGACGAAAGCGAAGTTCCTGAGTACAATATGCAACTTTGGAATCATGGCGCTTTATATCCGCAAGACTATCGCTTTAAATATCCAAAAGCTGGTGAGAAAAACTCTACCATTGCCATTAAAATTTATCATTTAAATAACAAGCAAATTGTAGATGTGCCTTTGGGTAGCGAAACTGATATATACATTCCAAGAGTAATGTGGACGAAGAATCCAGATTTACTTTCAGTAAGAAGAATGAATAGACTACAAAACCAAATCGAGATTTTGCATGCTGATGCTAAATCTGGTAAAAGTGAAGTAGTATATACTGAAAAAAGTGATACTTACATCGACATCAATTACTGTAATGATCTTACTTATTTGAGCGATGGAGAGCACTTTGTAAGAACCAGTGAAAAAGATGGTTATAAGCATATTTATGTACATAATATGGATGGCTCTGAGGCTTTGCAATTGACTAAAGGCGAATGGGAAGTAACCAAACTAGTTGGTATTAGCGATGGAAAAAAACCAATAGCTTACTATATTTCTACAGAAGTTTCTCCTCTTGAAAGACACCTTTATCGCATCGATTTAAAAGGAAAGAAAAAGGAAAAACTTTCTGCAAAATCAGGTATGTACTCAGTAGATATGAGCCCTGATTTCCAATACTTTATCGAAACTTACAATGCTGTTGATGCTCCGGGCACTTACACTTTGTATAAAGCGCCTAAAAACGAATCGATCAAAGTATTAGAAGATAACAGCGAGTTAAAAAGTACTCTCGAAGAATACGATATTGTTACTAAAGAATTTTTTACAATTAGCTTGGATAATGATGTTGAGTTAAATGCTTATATGCTAAAACCAACTGATTTCGATTCAACAAAACAATATCCTTTACTTGTTTACCAATACAGTGGCCCGGGTTCGCAAAATGTGAGCAAAGGCTGGTCTGGTGGACATTTCTTTATGCATCAGTATTTGGTTCAGCAAGGTTACATTGTGGCAGTAGTAGACCCAAGAGGAACAGGTTTTAAAGGCAAAGCTTTTAAACATATCACTTACAAACAATTAGGTAAATACGAAACAGAAGACCAGATTGCAGCCGCTAAATACATGAGTAGTTTAGATTATATAGATGCTAGTAGAATTGGTATTTGGGGATGGAGTTACGGTGGTTATATGTCGTCTCTTTGTATTATGAAAGGAGCTGATGTATTTAAAACTGCTGTTGCAATGGCTCCAGTTACTACTTGGCGTTTTTACGATTCAATCTATACAGAAAGATATTTACAGAGACCTCAAGACAATGCTTCTGGTTATGATGACAACTCGCCAATTAACCATGTAGATAAGTTAAAAGGGAACTTCTTGCTTGTACATGGCACTGGTGATGACAATGTGCATTTCCAAAACTCTGTTGCTTTGCAAGATGCGCTTATTCAATCAGGCAAGCAGTTTAGCTCTTTCTATTATCCAGATAAAAACCATGGATTAAGAGGAGGAAATGACAGAGGGCATTTCTACCAGTTGTTTGCAAATTATATTATGAATAACCTATAA
- a CDS encoding valine--tRNA ligase: MEMNKTYNPLEVEDKWYQYWMDKKYFASKPNPDKEPYTIVIPPPNVTGVLHMGHMLNNTIQDVLIRRARMQGKEACWVPGTDHASIATEAKVVKMLAEMGISKKDLTREEFLNYAWEWKEKYGGIILEQLKKLGASCDWDRTRFTMEEELSKAVIKVFVDLYKKGYIYRGARMVNWDPQGKTALSDEEVIHKEVQSKLYYVKYKIKDTDEWLTIATTRPETILGDTAVCVNPNDDRYKHLVGKQVIVPIAERAVNIIADEYVDMEFGTGCLKITPAHDINDYEIGLKHNLETIDTLNDDGTLSEAAGHYIGEDRFVVRKKIAKELEEKGQIEKIDEITNNVGFSERTDAVIEPRISTQWFIKMKEISKPAYENVMNDNIQLVPPKFKNTYRHWMENVKDWCISRQLWWGHQIPAFYLPDGSYVVAETAEEALELAKEKQADITADQLVQDEDVLDTWASSWLWPISVFDGITKPDNEDINYYYPTNDLVTAPEILFFWVARMIIAGYEYRGEMPFKNVYLTGIVRDKQRRKMSKQLGNSPDPLDLIKQYGADGIRTGMLFSSPAGNDLLFDEKLCQQGSQFLNKIWNALRLVKGWEVKDEDASEANKKSIEWFEARFNQVLAEIEDHYSKFRISDALMGIYKLFWNDFCDWYLEMIKPAYQQPVDKVTLEATLAFFEKLMKVLHPFMPFISEELWHIIKERDADDCLIVAAYPEVVAYDKQILAEANAVFEAVTKIRSIRSEKQIAKHAPLELFIKTAEPKIYNEFGDVLIKLGSLSQINFTENVVEDAASFVYKADEFYIPLADQIDPEQEREKLQKELEYTEGLLKIVDKKLSNERFVNNAPEAVVGKEKQKKADAESKITSIKAALAKLN, from the coding sequence ATCGAGATGAACAAGACATATAATCCCCTTGAAGTAGAAGATAAATGGTATCAATACTGGATGGATAAGAAGTACTTTGCTTCAAAACCAAACCCAGACAAAGAGCCATATACCATTGTAATACCTCCGCCAAACGTAACAGGAGTCTTGCACATGGGCCATATGCTCAACAATACCATTCAGGATGTATTGATAAGAAGAGCAAGAATGCAGGGAAAAGAAGCCTGTTGGGTTCCGGGAACAGACCATGCTTCTATTGCTACAGAAGCAAAAGTGGTGAAGATGCTCGCAGAGATGGGGATTAGCAAAAAAGACCTCACTCGTGAAGAGTTCTTGAATTACGCTTGGGAATGGAAAGAAAAATATGGTGGAATAATACTAGAACAGCTCAAGAAACTAGGTGCTTCTTGTGACTGGGACCGTACACGTTTCACTATGGAAGAAGAGCTTTCTAAAGCTGTAATTAAGGTTTTTGTTGACTTATACAAAAAAGGCTACATCTATCGTGGGGCTCGTATGGTTAACTGGGACCCACAAGGAAAAACTGCGCTTTCAGACGAAGAAGTAATTCACAAAGAGGTACAGTCTAAACTGTATTATGTGAAATATAAAATTAAAGATACAGATGAGTGGCTAACTATTGCTACTACTCGTCCAGAAACAATTCTTGGTGATACGGCTGTTTGTGTTAACCCAAACGACGATAGATACAAGCATTTAGTAGGTAAACAGGTAATCGTACCTATTGCCGAAAGAGCTGTAAATATTATTGCAGATGAGTATGTTGATATGGAGTTTGGTACTGGTTGCTTAAAAATTACTCCAGCACACGATATAAATGACTACGAAATCGGGTTAAAACACAATCTGGAAACCATCGATACCTTAAATGACGACGGTACACTTTCAGAAGCTGCTGGCCACTACATTGGTGAAGACAGATTTGTTGTAAGAAAGAAAATTGCCAAAGAGCTTGAGGAGAAAGGACAGATTGAAAAAATTGATGAAATCACTAATAATGTTGGTTTCTCAGAAAGAACTGATGCTGTAATTGAGCCAAGAATTTCTACTCAGTGGTTTATTAAGATGAAAGAAATTTCGAAACCAGCTTACGAGAATGTAATGAACGATAACATTCAGTTGGTTCCACCGAAATTCAAAAATACTTATCGCCACTGGATGGAGAATGTAAAAGACTGGTGTATTTCTAGACAGCTATGGTGGGGACACCAAATTCCAGCTTTCTACTTGCCAGATGGCAGTTATGTAGTTGCTGAAACTGCCGAGGAAGCATTAGAATTGGCGAAAGAAAAACAAGCTGATATTACAGCAGATCAGTTGGTACAAGACGAAGACGTACTAGATACTTGGGCATCGTCTTGGTTGTGGCCAATTTCTGTTTTTGATGGTATTACCAAACCCGATAATGAGGATATTAACTACTACTATCCAACAAACGATTTGGTAACAGCACCAGAGATTTTATTCTTCTGGGTTGCCAGAATGATTATCGCTGGGTACGAGTATCGCGGCGAGATGCCATTTAAAAATGTTTATCTTACTGGTATTGTAAGAGATAAGCAACGCAGAAAAATGTCGAAGCAATTGGGTAACTCACCTGATCCACTCGATTTAATTAAGCAATATGGTGCCGATGGTATTAGAACAGGTATGTTGTTCTCATCTCCGGCTGGTAACGATTTGTTGTTTGATGAAAAACTTTGTCAGCAAGGAAGTCAATTTCTAAATAAAATATGGAATGCTTTAAGATTAGTAAAAGGCTGGGAAGTTAAAGATGAAGATGCTTCAGAGGCAAATAAAAAATCAATCGAATGGTTTGAGGCCAGATTTAATCAGGTTTTAGCAGAGATTGAAGATCATTACAGCAAATTCAGAATATCTGATGCCTTAATGGGTATTTACAAATTGTTCTGGAATGACTTCTGTGATTGGTATTTGGAGATGATAAAACCTGCGTACCAACAACCTGTTGACAAAGTTACACTAGAAGCTACACTTGCTTTCTTTGAGAAGTTAATGAAAGTGTTGCATCCATTTATGCCATTTATCTCAGAAGAACTATGGCACATAATTAAAGAAAGAGATGCAGATGATTGCCTAATTGTAGCTGCTTATCCAGAAGTTGTTGCTTATGACAAGCAAATTCTAGCAGAAGCAAATGCCGTTTTTGAAGCAGTTACTAAGATTAGAAGTATAAGAAGCGAAAAACAAATTGCGAAACATGCTCCACTTGAGTTGTTTATTAAAACAGCCGAGCCAAAAATTTACAATGAGTTTGGTGATGTATTAATAAAACTAGGCAGTCTGTCTCAGATTAATTTTACTGAAAATGTAGTAGAAGATGCCGCAAGTTTTGTTTATAAAGCAGATGAGTTTTATATTCCACTTGCAGATCAAATCGATCCAGAACAAGAAAGGGAAAAACTGCAAAAAGAACTGGAATACACCGAAGGGTTGTTGAAAATTGTTGATAAAAAGCTTAGTAACGAGCGATTTGTAAACAATGCACCAGAAGCGGTAGTTGGAAAAGAAAAACAAAAGAAGGCAGATGCTGAGAGTAAAATTACTTCTATAAAAGCGGCTCTTGCCAAACTTAATTGA
- a CDS encoding flavodoxin family protein has protein sequence MIFLTRISISILLLFNLASMAFGQSKTVLIAYYSKDGHTAKMAQSVYKGASEVEGVEVLIKPIDSVSTELLLNADAIILGSPVYNANVAPEMQAFINSWPFENEPLKDKLGAAFVTSGGTSAGEELVQLNILHSMMIFGMLVAGGPEWTQPFGASSFSSEAPFDNEEYESLYLQKGEKLGKRIAELVLKID, from the coding sequence ATGATTTTTTTAACCAGAATAAGTATCTCTATACTCTTGTTGTTCAATTTAGCGAGCATGGCATTTGGGCAAAGCAAAACTGTATTAATCGCTTATTACAGTAAAGATGGGCACACTGCTAAAATGGCACAATCGGTTTATAAAGGAGCTAGCGAAGTTGAAGGAGTAGAGGTGTTGATAAAACCAATTGATAGTGTGAGCACAGAATTACTATTAAATGCTGATGCGATTATTTTAGGTAGTCCGGTTTATAATGCCAATGTAGCTCCCGAAATGCAAGCTTTTATCAACTCATGGCCATTTGAAAATGAACCTTTAAAAGATAAGTTGGGAGCCGCTTTTGTAACTTCTGGTGGAACTTCGGCAGGAGAAGAATTGGTGCAACTAAACATACTACATTCTATGATGATCTTTGGGATGCTAGTAGCTGGTGGCCCCGAGTGGACACAACCATTTGGTGCATCTTCATTTAGTTCAGAAGCTCCTTTTGATAATGAAGAATATGAAAGTTTATACTTACAGAAAGGAGAGAAATTAGGAAAAAGAATTGCAGAGTTGGTATTGAAAATTGATTGA
- a CDS encoding carbon-nitrogen hydrolase family protein, producing MKIKKKYKAAVVQAAPVLFNKDACVQKIIKLSKEAAAQGASLVVFPESFIPAYPRGLSFGTVVGSRTESGRYVWLRYFENSIDAYGDEMHLLQEAAKELGIFLVVGITEKDMQSGGTLYCSMVFIDASGKLLGVHRKLKPTGAERIIWGEGDGSSLKVYDTELGKIGGLICWENYMPLSRMALYQQGVQVYIAPTADARETWQATMQHIACEGRYFVLGCNQFVKKDMYPTEYLVELSNQPEIMCKGGSSIYHPLGKVLVEPVYNEEKIILTEIDLDECTKAKMDFDVTGHYHRPDVFKFSYTKPAE from the coding sequence TTGAAAATTAAGAAAAAATACAAAGCTGCGGTAGTGCAGGCGGCTCCAGTGTTATTTAATAAAGATGCTTGTGTGCAAAAAATAATTAAGCTAAGTAAAGAGGCTGCGGCACAAGGAGCTTCTCTGGTGGTGTTTCCAGAGTCTTTTATTCCAGCCTATCCGCGAGGTCTTTCTTTTGGAACAGTAGTAGGTAGTCGAACAGAAAGTGGCAGATATGTATGGTTGCGCTATTTTGAAAATTCTATAGATGCATATGGTGATGAGATGCATTTACTGCAAGAAGCAGCCAAAGAGCTAGGCATTTTTTTAGTGGTCGGCATAACTGAAAAAGATATGCAAAGTGGAGGTACTTTGTATTGCTCTATGGTTTTTATAGATGCTAGTGGCAAATTGTTGGGAGTACATAGAAAATTGAAACCTACCGGAGCAGAAAGAATTATTTGGGGTGAGGGAGATGGCAGTTCTTTAAAGGTATACGATACTGAATTAGGCAAAATTGGCGGGCTTATCTGTTGGGAGAATTATATGCCTTTATCAAGAATGGCACTTTACCAGCAAGGTGTGCAGGTTTACATCGCTCCAACTGCCGATGCGAGAGAAACATGGCAGGCAACTATGCAACACATAGCCTGCGAGGGGAGGTATTTTGTATTAGGTTGTAATCAGTTTGTGAAGAAAGACATGTACCCGACTGAGTATTTGGTGGAGCTAAGTAATCAACCAGAAATTATGTGTAAAGGTGGAAGTAGTATTTATCATCCACTGGGAAAGGTTTTGGTAGAGCCAGTGTATAATGAGGAGAAAATTATTCTCACAGAAATTGATTTGGATGAATGCACTAAAGCCAAAATGGATTTTGATGTAACAGGGCATTATCACCGACCAGATGTTTTTAAATTTTCCTACACAAAACCTGCTGAATGA
- a CDS encoding DUF4292 domain-containing protein, translating into MKPNNFTVKMLSKMRTSGIYLKFSSLSRKGNFSNLLTLSFLALIVVFSSCQRKTTTTSSSISRKAKAKEVDYEFFQARGRVTYENGDNRERFVVDIRMQKDSLIWLSLRSGTGIEGARALIKNDSIFFINRLDKQYMMYSFDELDGKVNFPFSLKMLQAIIVGNPVVFEGGTALVDKVDNYKVLSQLLDNIKVQFWVSRNSSKLEKITVEDINSRNELNINYTDFQRVDRTDLPFEINSVMSYYDETGVKDANIELKYSKAEMPQEQLKFPFKILPRHKRVYIKFDNDQE; encoded by the coding sequence ATGAAGCCGAACAATTTTACAGTTAAAATGCTTTCTAAAATGAGAACTTCAGGTATTTACCTGAAGTTTTCTTCACTTTCAAGAAAAGGGAATTTCAGCAACTTGCTTACACTTTCCTTTTTAGCACTCATTGTTGTATTTAGTTCCTGCCAGAGAAAAACTACTACTACTAGTTCAAGCATTTCGCGTAAGGCAAAAGCAAAAGAAGTTGACTATGAGTTTTTCCAAGCAAGAGGCCGAGTAACATATGAAAATGGAGACAATAGAGAGCGTTTTGTTGTAGATATTCGCATGCAAAAAGATAGTCTTATATGGCTGTCCCTTAGATCTGGAACAGGTATAGAAGGTGCAAGAGCTTTAATAAAAAATGACTCAATCTTTTTTATTAATAGACTAGACAAGCAGTACATGATGTATAGCTTTGATGAACTAGACGGAAAAGTAAACTTCCCATTTAGCTTAAAGATGCTACAAGCTATTATTGTTGGTAATCCTGTAGTGTTCGAAGGAGGTACTGCATTAGTAGATAAAGTTGATAACTACAAAGTACTTTCTCAGTTGCTAGATAATATTAAGGTTCAGTTCTGGGTGAGTAGAAACTCTTCAAAACTTGAAAAAATAACTGTTGAAGACATCAACAGCCGCAATGAATTAAACATTAATTATACCGATTTCCAAAGAGTTGACCGCACTGATTTGCCTTTCGAAATTAATTCTGTAATGTCTTATTATGATGAGACAGGTGTAAAAGACGCCAATATCGAATTAAAATACAGCAAAGCAGAAATGCCACAGGAACAGCTCAAATTCCCTTTTAAGATTTTACCAAGACACAAAAGGGTTTATATCAAATTTGATAATGACCAAGAATAA
- the eboC gene encoding UbiA-like protein EboC (EboC, a homolog the polyprenyltransferase UbiA, belongs to system of proteins involved in the trafficking of precursor metabolites to an extracytoplasmic compartment so that the biosynthesis of certain natural products, such as scytonemin, can be completed.), with the protein MTKNNLKISLVAYLQLMRPANIITAIADILAGCAIAISFKHQSDSLALIPPEIIWLVLSTIGLYGGGVVFNDVFDAKLDAIERPERAIPSGRASKSGASLLGFVLLAFGILTAWQVSEMSAILALFVAVLALAYDFWGKHQNMFGPINMGVCRGGNLLLGVSIVPAALDYFFPLAIIPIIYIAAVTMVSRGEVNGGNKIAIITGALFYLIVLSLLGGAGYLYQNYFAFQALPFILLFAYLVYPPLIKAFKTLQPQHVGKAVKAGVLALIVLDSALAAGFFNLYYALGVLLLLPISIFIAKLFAVT; encoded by the coding sequence ATGACCAAGAATAACTTAAAAATAAGCCTGGTCGCATATTTACAACTCATGCGACCGGCCAATATAATTACTGCTATAGCAGACATACTCGCAGGATGTGCCATAGCAATTTCTTTTAAACACCAATCTGATAGTCTTGCCCTTATTCCACCCGAAATAATTTGGTTAGTTTTATCCACTATTGGTTTGTATGGTGGCGGTGTGGTTTTTAACGATGTATTTGATGCTAAATTAGATGCCATTGAACGCCCCGAAAGAGCCATTCCTAGCGGTAGAGCCAGTAAAAGTGGGGCTTCTTTATTAGGCTTTGTATTGCTTGCCTTTGGTATTTTAACCGCTTGGCAGGTTTCAGAAATGTCTGCAATTCTTGCTTTATTTGTAGCAGTACTTGCTCTAGCCTACGATTTCTGGGGAAAGCACCAAAATATGTTTGGCCCAATTAATATGGGTGTTTGCCGCGGTGGTAACCTTCTTCTAGGAGTTAGTATCGTGCCAGCAGCGCTCGACTACTTTTTCCCGCTGGCTATTATTCCTATCATATATATAGCAGCGGTAACCATGGTGAGCCGTGGAGAAGTAAATGGAGGAAACAAAATCGCGATAATCACAGGGGCATTATTTTATTTGATAGTTTTATCATTACTTGGTGGAGCTGGATATTTATATCAGAACTATTTTGCATTTCAAGCTTTACCTTTCATATTACTATTTGCTTATTTGGTTTATCCACCTTTAATAAAGGCATTTAAAACCTTACAACCTCAACATGTAGGAAAGGCTGTTAAAGCTGGTGTATTAGCACTTATTGTTTTAGACTCAGCCCTTGCAGCAGGTTTTTTTAATCTTTACTATGCTTTAGGAGTGCTACTTTTATTACCTATATCCATATTTATAGCTAAACTTTTTGCCGTAACTTAA
- a CDS encoding J domain-containing protein translates to MDKSNTIFEDKRDSENEAFEERIVNPEGNGMEHHTFVAACETPEEKVFWVIAHDHKRRPHIFGTSNNFKDAEKAVLETLDNTRATCRSFQFALEEYLEQKIEEASKMGDEMNFAQTSRLEFVYEKYGPCKYQIKKKSSAEIEVYGTRYHEKFKPDTSTPVFKLNKRELDNKGETKARGQIFCTELRKAQVDKFRKAPSYLQIFGLDWTAEIDDVKYWYRKLSKEYHPDRGGSVKKFRELTESYEKAVKYIHARNERDGFI, encoded by the coding sequence ATGGATAAATCAAATACCATATTTGAAGATAAACGGGACTCTGAAAACGAAGCCTTTGAAGAAAGAATCGTAAACCCTGAAGGCAACGGTATGGAACACCATACTTTTGTTGCCGCTTGCGAAACACCAGAAGAGAAAGTGTTTTGGGTTATTGCTCACGATCACAAACGTAGGCCTCACATTTTTGGGACGTCTAACAATTTTAAGGACGCAGAAAAAGCAGTACTTGAAACGTTAGACAATACTCGCGCTACTTGCAGAAGTTTTCAATTTGCTTTAGAAGAATATCTGGAGCAAAAAATTGAAGAAGCTTCTAAAATGGGTGATGAGATGAACTTTGCCCAAACTTCCAGACTGGAATTTGTATACGAAAAATACGGACCATGCAAATACCAGATCAAGAAGAAATCTAGTGCAGAGATTGAAGTGTATGGCACACGTTATCATGAGAAATTTAAACCTGATACAAGCACACCAGTTTTTAAACTCAACAAAAGAGAACTGGATAACAAAGGTGAAACCAAAGCAAGAGGTCAAATTTTTTGTACCGAATTAAGAAAAGCTCAGGTAGACAAATTCAGAAAGGCTCCAAGTTACCTGCAAATTTTTGGGCTAGACTGGACAGCCGAGATCGACGATGTAAAGTACTGGTATCGTAAACTCAGTAAAGAATATCATCCAGATCGCGGTGGATCAGTAAAAAAATTCAGAGAGTTAACAGAGAGTTACGAGAAAGCAGTAAAATACATTCACGCTCGAAACGAAAGAGATGGATTTATATAA